From the Lathyrus oleraceus cultivar Zhongwan6 chromosome 4, CAAS_Psat_ZW6_1.0, whole genome shotgun sequence genome, one window contains:
- the LOC127076586 gene encoding serine carboxypeptidase-like 20, whose product MKKTGSSVCLLLLLHIYLSIVVTNSAPESAIVTQIPGFNGTIPSKHYAGYVTVDESHGRNLYYYFVESESKPSQDPVVLWLNGGPGCSSFDGFIYEHGPFNFEAAKSKGGLPTLHLNPYSWTKVSSIIYLDSPAGVGFSYSKNETDYVTGDIKTASDSHVFLLKWFELYPEFLSNPFFIAGESYAGVYVPTLAYEVMKGIDADVKPKLNFKGYIVGNGVTDELIDGNALVPFVHGMGLIPDELFEEANRECNGNFYNSLSDNCTDRLTKIDEDIAGLNIYNILEPCYHGTEADKIITTYVKLPSSFRKLGETEKPHLVRKRMFGRAWPLRAPVRDGIVPTWPQLTSSNNVPCVDGTVADVWLNNEEVRKAIHTAEKSVVSSWDLCTDKISFDHDAGSMIKYHKNLTSKGYRALIFSGDHDMCVPFTGSQAWTRSIGYKIVDEWRPWLSNGQVVGFTQGYDNNLTFLTIKGAGHTVPEYKPQEALEFYKRFLAGLPI is encoded by the exons ATGAAAAAAACAGGTAGCAGTGTCTGTTTGCTGTTACTACTTCACATTTATCTGAGCATTGTGGTGACAAATTCAGCACCAGAAAGTGCCATTGTAACTCAGATTCCAGGTTTCAATGGAACAATACCTTCCAAGCATTATGCTGGGTATGTAACTGTGGATGAAAGTCATGGAAGAAATTTGTATTACTATTTTGTTGAATCAGAAAGTAAACCTTCTCAGGATCCGGTTGTTCTTTGGCTTAATGGTGGACCTGGTTGCTCTAGCTTTGATGGTTTCATCTATGAACATG GTCCTTTTAATTTTGAAGCAGCAAAGAGTAAGGGAGGCCTGCCAACTCTGCATCTCAATCCATACAGCTGGACCAAG GTTTCCAGTATTATATATTTGGACTCTCCGGCTGGTGTTGGATTTTCATACTCTAAGAATGAAACTGATTATGTAACTGGAGACATAAAGACTGCGTCTGATTCGCATGTCTTTCTCCTTAAG TGGTTTGAACTATATCCCGAGTTCCTTTCCAATCCTTTCTTCATTGCTGGAGAGTCATATGCCGGAGTTTATGTGCCTACTCTTGCCTATGAAGTAATGAAAG GAATTGATGCGGATGTGAAGCCCAAACTGAATTTTAAG GGTTACATTGTTGGAAATGGTGTTACAGATGAACTAATCGATGGCAATGCTCTTGTTCCATTTGTACATGGGATGGGTCTTATCCCGGATGAATTGTTTGAG GAGGCTAATCGCGAGTGTAATGGGAATTTCTATAATTCGCTCAGTGATAATTGTACAGACAGGCTTACCAAAATTGATGAG GACATTGCCGGGTTAAACATATATAACATTCTAGAACCATGCTATCATGGCACTGAGGCGGACAAGATTATCACTACTTATGTTAAGTTGCCGTCTAGTTTCCGGAAGTTAGGTGAGACTGAGAAACCTCATCTTGTGAGGAAAAGAATGTTCGGCCGTGCTTGGCCCCTAAGAGCACCTGTCAGAGACGGAATTGTACCCACTTGGCCGCAACTTACCAGTAGCAACAATGTTCCATGCGTA GACGGCACCGTTGCAGACGTATGGTTGAACAATGAAGAAGTCAGGAAAGCAATTCACACTGCAGAG AAAAGTGTGGTCAGTAGTTGGGATTTATGCACAGACAAAATTTCCTTCGATCATGACGCTGGAAGCATGATTAAGTACCACAAGAACCTAACTTCCAAAGGATACCGAGCTCTTATATTCAG CGGTGATCATGACATGTGTGTTCCATTTACGGGGAGTCAAGCATGGACGAGATCAATCGGATACAAGATTGTTGATGAATGGAGACCTTGGTTATCCAATGGTCAAGTTGTTGG CTTTACTCAAGGATATGACAACAATCTTACTTTTCTGACCATAAAGGGAGCTGGGCATACTGTTCCGGAATATAAGCCACAAGAAGCATTGGAATTTTACAAACGTTTTCTTGCTGGATTGCCAATATGA